One Candidatus Eisenbacteria bacterium genomic window, ATTGGCGGCGGCGCGATTGAAGGAGCGCTTCCAGCTGCCGAGCTTCGTTCTTGCCGAAGATGGCGAACGCGCCGCCGGTTCCGGATCCCGCCGCGATCCGCGCGCGAGAGCCCGGCGCGCATGCCGCCGCCGCGGTGCACTACCAGCGTGTGTTCGTGAACGGCGCGCGCTGGGCGGCCGCTCACTTCGGTGAGCGGCTCGGCGTGATCGAGCCGGGAGCGCCGGCCGACCTGGTGCTGGTCGACTATCGCCCTGCCACCGAGTTCTCGGAGCGCACGCTGTTCGCGCACCTCGCTTCGGGGTTCGCTCGCTCGCCGGTCTCGGGCGTCATGGTCTCGGGCGAAATCGTGATGGACAACGGCACGCTGGTCGCGCTCGACGAGGCCGAAGTGGTGGCGCGCGCACGCGAATGCGCGGCGCGGGTCTGGTCGCGCGCCTGAGGCGGGGCACTCGAACCGTCTCCTCGTGCTTCGCCCCGACCCGGCCGCTCGGTTAGCCTTGTCGCCCATGCCCGACCCTGCCGTCGTTCCCGCCTCGACCCCGCGGCCCACCGAGCCACGGCACTCCGGCCGCTTTCCAGGGGGTGCT contains:
- a CDS encoding amidohydrolase family protein — encoded protein: MNGARWAAAHFGERLGVIEPGAPADLVLVDYRPATEFSERTLFAHLASGFARSPVSGVMVSGEIVMDNGTLVALDEAEVVARARECAARVWSRA